From a region of the Takifugu flavidus isolate HTHZ2018 chromosome 18, ASM371156v2, whole genome shotgun sequence genome:
- the alg1 gene encoding chitobiosyldiphosphodolichol beta-mannosyltransferase isoform X1, which translates to MAAPGGVLLVFAVVAVIVAVFYGAGPAVSWATVVLLGLIGMASLSLRRLRQRNGGTNRRVCVLVLGDIGRSPRMRYHSLSLCKHGFSVTFVGFVETKPPEDLLKEDKIKIVPITEVKGIPGPKLFVYITKVVVQCLQLLSVLLRMELQSHLLMQNPPGLPSISVAWFVCIIRGSRLIIDWHNYGYTIMALSHGPRHPLVRLAKWYEHFFGPLATHSLCVTKAMKDDLQKNWGIRATTLYDRPASFFRETPLEVQHELFLRLANTHPQFQSSSSEQEEETLEKTLFTARDLTDDAVTRRTKRPALLISSTSWTEDEDFSVLLKALEAYEGFIRGGASLPSLVCVITGKGPQKEHYRRQIASLHLQHVNICTPWLEAEDYPVLLGSADLGVCLHMSSSGLDLPMKVVDMFGCCLPVCAIHFSCLHELVKHEENGLVFRDSQELAEQLKSLLSEFPSSQSKLGMFRRNLRTSREQRWDDNWDQTVLPLIAAP; encoded by the exons ATGGCGGCGCCCGGCGGCGTCCTGCTCGTCTTCGCTGTCGTCGCCGTAATTGTCGCTGTGTTTTATGGCGCTGGTCCAGCCGTATCATGGGCGACTGTGGTCCTGCTCGGCCTCATCGGGATGGCGTCGCTCTCGTTGCGGAGGTTGCGCCAGCGGAACGGGGGGACGAACCGGCGAGTGTGCGTCCTGGTGCTGGGCGACATCGGCCGCAGCCCTCGGATGCGCTATCACTCCTTGTCCCTCTGCAAACACGGCTTTAGCGTCACTTTTGTCGGGTTTGTGG AAACAAAACCACCTGAAGACCTCCTGAAAGAAGATAAAATAAAGATAGTACCCATTACAGAAGTCAAAGGCATTCCAG GACCAAAGCTTTTCGTCTACATCACAAAGGTGGTTGTTCAGTGTCTTCAGCTCCTCTCGGTGCTGTTGAGAATGGAGCTGCAGTCTCATCTGCTCATGCAG AATCCTCCGGGCTTACCCAGCATTTCAGTGGCTTGGTTTGTGTGCATCATACGTGGCAGCAGGCTCATCATCGACTGGCATAACTACGGCTACACCATCATGGCCCTGAGCCACGGTCCGAGACACCCGCTGGTCCGGCTGGCAAAGTG GTACGAGCACTTCTTCGGCCCTCTGGCTACTCACAGCCTGTGTGTTACTAAGGCGATGAAGGACGACCTACAAAAGAACTGGGGCATCAG GGCGACAACTTTGTACGACAGACCAGCCTCCTTCTTCAGGGAGACGCCGTTGGAGGTGCAGCATGAGCTCTTCCTCAGGCTGGCCAACACACATCCTCAGTtccagagcagcag ctctgagcaggaggaggagacttTAGAGAAAACGCTCTTCACGGCGCGTGACCTCACGGATGACGCCGTGACCCGGAGGACGAAGCGTCCAGCGCTGCTGATCAGCAGCACCAGTTGGACGG aggatGAAGATTTCTCGGTTCTGCTGAAGGCGCTGGAAG CGTACGAAGGCTTCATCAGAGGAGGAGCTTCGCTGCCGTCTTTAGTCTGTGTGATCACAG GTAAGGGTCCTCAGAAGGAACACTACAGGAGGCAGATTGCttctctgcatctgcagcatGTCAACATCTGCACCCCCTGGCTGGAGGCCGAAGATTATCCTGTCCTGCTGG GTTCAGCCGATCTGGGCGTTTGTCTCCACATGTCGTCCAGCGGTCTGGACCTGCCCATGAAGGTGGTGGACATGTTCGGCTGCTGCCTGCCCGTCTGTGCCATCCACTTCAGCTG TTTACATGAACTGGTGAAGCACGAGGAGAACGGACTGGTCTTCAGGGACTCCCAGGAACTTGCAGAACAGCTCAAG TCTCTGCTATCAGAGTTTCCAAGTTCACAGAGCAAACTGGGCATGTTCAGGAGGAACCTGCGCACCAGCAGAGAGCAGCGTTGGGACGACAACTGGGACCAGACGGTTCTGCCTCTGATCGCTGCTCCCTGA
- the alg1 gene encoding chitobiosyldiphosphodolichol beta-mannosyltransferase isoform X2 — protein MELQSHLLMQNPPGLPSISVAWFVCIIRGSRLIIDWHNYGYTIMALSHGPRHPLVRLAKWYEHFFGPLATHSLCVTKAMKDDLQKNWGIRATTLYDRPASFFRETPLEVQHELFLRLANTHPQFQSSSSEQEEETLEKTLFTARDLTDDAVTRRTKRPALLISSTSWTEDEDFSVLLKALEAYEGFIRGGASLPSLVCVITGKGPQKEHYRRQIASLHLQHVNICTPWLEAEDYPVLLGSADLGVCLHMSSSGLDLPMKVVDMFGCCLPVCAIHFSCLHELVKHEENGLVFRDSQELAEQLKSLLSEFPSSQSKLGMFRRNLRTSREQRWDDNWDQTVLPLIAAP, from the exons ATGGAGCTGCAGTCTCATCTGCTCATGCAG AATCCTCCGGGCTTACCCAGCATTTCAGTGGCTTGGTTTGTGTGCATCATACGTGGCAGCAGGCTCATCATCGACTGGCATAACTACGGCTACACCATCATGGCCCTGAGCCACGGTCCGAGACACCCGCTGGTCCGGCTGGCAAAGTG GTACGAGCACTTCTTCGGCCCTCTGGCTACTCACAGCCTGTGTGTTACTAAGGCGATGAAGGACGACCTACAAAAGAACTGGGGCATCAG GGCGACAACTTTGTACGACAGACCAGCCTCCTTCTTCAGGGAGACGCCGTTGGAGGTGCAGCATGAGCTCTTCCTCAGGCTGGCCAACACACATCCTCAGTtccagagcagcag ctctgagcaggaggaggagacttTAGAGAAAACGCTCTTCACGGCGCGTGACCTCACGGATGACGCCGTGACCCGGAGGACGAAGCGTCCAGCGCTGCTGATCAGCAGCACCAGTTGGACGG aggatGAAGATTTCTCGGTTCTGCTGAAGGCGCTGGAAG CGTACGAAGGCTTCATCAGAGGAGGAGCTTCGCTGCCGTCTTTAGTCTGTGTGATCACAG GTAAGGGTCCTCAGAAGGAACACTACAGGAGGCAGATTGCttctctgcatctgcagcatGTCAACATCTGCACCCCCTGGCTGGAGGCCGAAGATTATCCTGTCCTGCTGG GTTCAGCCGATCTGGGCGTTTGTCTCCACATGTCGTCCAGCGGTCTGGACCTGCCCATGAAGGTGGTGGACATGTTCGGCTGCTGCCTGCCCGTCTGTGCCATCCACTTCAGCTG TTTACATGAACTGGTGAAGCACGAGGAGAACGGACTGGTCTTCAGGGACTCCCAGGAACTTGCAGAACAGCTCAAG TCTCTGCTATCAGAGTTTCCAAGTTCACAGAGCAAACTGGGCATGTTCAGGAGGAACCTGCGCACCAGCAGAGAGCAGCGTTGGGACGACAACTGGGACCAGACGGTTCTGCCTCTGATCGCTGCTCCCTGA